A region from the Pelagovum pacificum genome encodes:
- a CDS encoding alanine/glycine:cation symporter family protein, whose translation MGFFDTIFNAVNDLTWGWALIPFLVVLGVFFTVASGFVQFRFFKRMFGVLTGTDEDNDPTKISAREALFVSVGGRVGGGNIAGVAVAITAGGPGAVFWMWAIALIGMCSALVEATLAQLYKRTEPDGNYRGGPARAIIHGLGANYRWLAIVYAVCLIASFAIGFNAFQGNTVAGAALDSMGIQRVWTGAVLAIATGFIVYGGIHRIAKAADIIIPVMAFGYIGMALLIILLNITGLPGVLWDIFANAFGFREAVAGGMGAAIAQGLRRGLFSNEAGLGSAPNVAATAYVKHPVSQGITQSFSVFIDTILICSCTAFVILLGDVYQPGAEGVDGVALTQQSMVDHVGGWAQYFLTVAILLFSFSSIMYNYYLGENALSFMTDSPMAFHILRIVIIGIVFLGAVAPGATAVFNFSDPMMGILAVVNLLALMMLFPIALRIIQDFRSQLAAGIEKPVFDPAKFPDLDTDPTAWPDAPKATAAE comes from the coding sequence GTGGGCTTCTTCGATACGATCTTCAACGCGGTCAACGACCTGACCTGGGGATGGGCGCTCATCCCCTTCCTCGTCGTGCTCGGCGTCTTCTTCACCGTCGCCAGCGGCTTCGTCCAGTTCCGCTTCTTCAAGCGGATGTTCGGCGTCCTGACGGGCACCGACGAGGATAACGATCCCACCAAGATCAGCGCACGAGAAGCGCTGTTCGTCTCCGTCGGGGGACGGGTCGGGGGCGGCAATATCGCCGGCGTCGCCGTTGCGATCACGGCCGGTGGTCCGGGCGCGGTCTTCTGGATGTGGGCGATCGCGCTGATCGGCATGTGCTCGGCGCTGGTCGAGGCGACGCTGGCCCAGCTCTACAAGCGCACGGAGCCCGACGGAAACTATCGCGGCGGCCCGGCGCGGGCGATCATCCACGGGCTCGGCGCAAACTACCGCTGGCTCGCCATCGTCTACGCGGTGTGCCTCATTGCCTCCTTCGCCATCGGCTTCAACGCGTTCCAGGGCAATACTGTTGCCGGGGCGGCGCTCGACTCGATGGGCATCCAGCGGGTCTGGACCGGCGCGGTCCTCGCCATCGCCACGGGCTTCATTGTCTACGGCGGTATTCACCGGATCGCCAAGGCGGCGGACATCATCATCCCCGTGATGGCCTTCGGCTATATCGGGATGGCGCTGCTGATCATCCTGCTCAACATCACCGGTCTCCCCGGTGTCCTGTGGGACATCTTCGCCAACGCCTTCGGCTTCCGCGAGGCGGTCGCCGGCGGCATGGGCGCGGCCATCGCACAGGGTCTGCGGCGCGGGCTGTTCTCGAACGAGGCGGGCCTCGGCTCCGCTCCGAACGTGGCGGCCACGGCCTACGTGAAGCACCCGGTGAGCCAGGGTATCACGCAGAGCTTCTCCGTCTTCATCGACACGATCCTGATCTGCTCCTGCACGGCCTTCGTCATCCTGCTCGGCGATGTCTACCAGCCCGGCGCGGAAGGCGTGGACGGCGTGGCGCTCACCCAGCAGAGCATGGTGGACCACGTCGGTGGCTGGGCGCAGTACTTCCTGACCGTTGCGATCCTGCTCTTCAGCTTCTCGTCGATCATGTACAACTACTACCTCGGCGAGAACGCACTGAGCTTCATGACCGACTCGCCGATGGCGTTCCACATCCTGCGGATCGTCATCATCGGTATCGTGTTCCTCGGCGCGGTGGCGCCGGGCGCGACGGCGGTCTTCAACTTCTCCGACCCGATGATGGGGATCCTCGCGGTGGTGAACCTGCTGGCGCTGATGATGCTGTTCCCGATCGCGCTGAGGATCATCCAGGACTTCCGTTCCCAGCTTGCCGCAGGGATCGAGAAGCCGGTCTTCGACCCGGCGAAGTTCCCCGACCTCGATACCGACCCGACCGCATGGCCGGATGCGCCGAAAGCGACGGCTGCGGAGTAG
- the hrpB gene encoding ATP-dependent helicase HrpB: MDRSLPIDEVLPSLVAALREKGRAVLQAPPGAGKTTRVPLALLDEVPGLILMLEPRRLAVRAAAERLAEGLGETTGQRVGYRMRGESVPGRRIEVVTEGILTRMLQSDPSLPGISAIIFDEFHERSLDADLGLALTWEVRGALRDDLWLLVMSATLDAGPVSEMLDDAPVITSDGRSFPVDLRWLARGPDPSLRLEASVAALVEEAVAETEGGVLVFLPGEGEIRRVAARLEGRLPKSCHLRPLFGAMPFAEQRAAIRPEPSGRKIVLATSIAETSLTIEDIRVVVDSGRARRSRFDPNSGMSRLVTERATRAEATQRAGRAGRVAPGVCYRLWPKAAEGAMRAHAPAEIEAADLAGLALELAAWGSDDLSFLTLPPPGPLAEARALLTDLGALDAEGRITPHGREMTALPAHPRIAHMLLKAGRSAAPLAALLSERDPMRGTSSDATIRLAALRGGDRDSRANKAVLDRIRRESKRLAKLAPPAGDLSDGQMAALAYPDRIAMRRPGEAPRYVLSGGKGAVMGDVDPLAGQRFLVALDLDGDTREAKIRLALPLSEDELREIAAERITLETLCTWSRRDRRVLARQQERLGALVLDDRPWRDADPEQLSRAMCDGIRDLGLGFGAAADRFRTRVELLRSAGEDMPEMTDEVLYGSLETWLAPYLAGVVTVDQWKGFDALPVLRAMLDWDQVQRLDRLAPGKFRTPLGREIPIDYAGDHPSIEVRLQELFGQTSHPVVAGRALRITLLSPARRPVQVTTDLPGFWATSYADVRKDMRGQYPKHPWPEDPTKADPTLRAKPRGT; this comes from the coding sequence ATGGACCGGTCCCTGCCCATCGACGAGGTGCTGCCCTCGCTTGTCGCCGCGCTGCGCGAGAAGGGCCGGGCTGTGCTGCAGGCGCCGCCGGGCGCGGGCAAGACGACGCGCGTGCCGCTGGCGCTGCTCGACGAGGTGCCCGGCCTGATCCTGATGCTGGAGCCGCGCCGCCTCGCTGTCCGCGCCGCGGCCGAGCGGCTGGCCGAAGGGCTCGGCGAGACGACGGGCCAGCGCGTGGGCTACCGAATGCGCGGAGAGTCGGTGCCGGGCCGCCGGATCGAAGTCGTTACCGAAGGCATCCTGACCCGAATGCTGCAATCCGACCCGAGCCTGCCCGGCATCTCGGCGATCATCTTCGACGAATTTCACGAGCGCTCGCTCGACGCGGACCTCGGCCTTGCCCTCACGTGGGAGGTGCGCGGTGCGCTGCGCGACGACCTCTGGCTGCTTGTCATGTCCGCCACGCTCGACGCTGGCCCAGTGTCCGAGATGCTCGACGACGCGCCGGTCATCACATCCGACGGGCGGAGCTTTCCGGTCGATCTGCGCTGGCTCGCGCGGGGCCCCGACCCGTCGCTGCGCCTCGAGGCTTCGGTCGCGGCGCTGGTCGAGGAGGCGGTCGCCGAGACGGAGGGCGGCGTGCTCGTCTTTCTGCCCGGCGAGGGTGAGATCCGCCGCGTTGCCGCGCGTCTGGAGGGGCGCCTCCCGAAGAGCTGCCATCTCCGTCCGCTCTTCGGAGCGATGCCCTTCGCCGAGCAGCGCGCGGCGATCCGGCCGGAGCCGTCTGGCCGCAAGATCGTGCTCGCCACGTCGATCGCCGAGACGTCGCTCACCATCGAGGACATCCGCGTCGTGGTCGATTCCGGTCGCGCGCGCCGGTCCCGCTTCGATCCGAACTCGGGGATGTCCCGCCTTGTCACTGAACGCGCAACCCGCGCGGAGGCGACGCAGCGCGCTGGCCGCGCCGGTCGCGTGGCGCCGGGCGTCTGCTACCGGCTCTGGCCGAAGGCGGCGGAGGGGGCGATGCGGGCCCACGCCCCGGCAGAGATCGAGGCCGCCGATCTCGCCGGTCTGGCGCTGGAGCTCGCGGCGTGGGGCTCGGACGACCTGTCGTTCCTGACGCTGCCACCGCCCGGCCCGCTGGCCGAGGCCCGCGCGTTGCTGACCGATCTCGGCGCGCTCGACGCCGAAGGGCGGATCACGCCGCATGGCCGAGAGATGACCGCGCTCCCCGCGCACCCGAGGATCGCGCACATGCTGCTGAAGGCCGGGCGAAGCGCCGCGCCGCTGGCCGCGCTGCTGTCGGAGCGCGACCCGATGCGTGGCACCTCATCCGATGCCACGATCCGTCTTGCCGCACTGCGCGGCGGGGATCGCGACAGTCGGGCGAACAAGGCGGTGCTCGACCGGATCAGACGCGAGTCGAAGCGGCTGGCGAAGCTCGCGCCGCCCGCCGGTGACCTGAGCGACGGCCAGATGGCCGCGCTGGCCTATCCCGACCGGATCGCCATGCGCCGGCCCGGTGAGGCCCCGCGCTACGTGCTCTCGGGCGGGAAGGGCGCCGTGATGGGCGACGTGGACCCCCTTGCCGGGCAGCGGTTCCTCGTCGCGCTCGACCTCGACGGCGACACGCGGGAGGCGAAGATTCGGCTGGCCCTGCCTCTGAGCGAGGACGAGCTCCGCGAGATCGCGGCGGAGCGCATCACGCTTGAGACCCTTTGCACATGGTCGCGCCGCGACCGCCGCGTTCTGGCCCGCCAGCAGGAGCGGCTCGGCGCGCTGGTGCTCGACGACCGGCCCTGGCGCGATGCCGATCCCGAACAGCTGTCGCGCGCGATGTGCGACGGTATCCGCGATCTGGGCCTCGGCTTCGGCGCTGCGGCTGACCGGTTCCGGACACGTGTCGAACTTCTCCGCAGCGCAGGGGAAGACATGCCTGAAATGACGGACGAGGTCCTCTACGGCAGCCTCGAGACGTGGCTGGCGCCATACCTCGCCGGCGTGGTGACCGTCGACCAATGGAAGGGGTTCGACGCGCTGCCCGTGCTCCGCGCCATGCTGGACTGGGACCAGGTCCAGCGTCTCGACCGCCTCGCCCCCGGCAAGTTCCGGACCCCGCTCGGCCGGGAGATCCCGATCGACTACGCCGGTGACCACCCCTCGATCGAAGTCCGGCTTCAGGAACTGTTCGGCCAGACCTCACACCCTGTCGTCGCCGGGCGGGCGCTGCGGATCACGCTTCTGTCCCCGGCGCGCCGGCCGGTACAGGTGACGACCGACCTGCCGGGATTCTGGGCGACCTCCTACGCCGACGTGCGCAAGGACATGCGCGGGCAGTACCCGAAACACCCCTGGCCAGAAGACCCGACCAAGGCGGACCCGACACTGCGTGCCAAGCCGCGCGGCACCTGA
- the meaB gene encoding methylmalonyl Co-A mutase-associated GTPase MeaB, giving the protein MTGTDLLQRLASGDRRALARAITLVESGRADHRAEAEALLDALPPKPDTLRIGLSGTPGVGKSTFIETFGLMLTGLGHKVAVLAVDPSSSRSGGSILGDKTRMERLARDPNAYIRPSPAQTQLGGVARRTREAMVLCEAAGFDIVLVETVGVGQSETEVAWMTDLFLLLLAPAGGDELQGVKRGIMEIADLVLVNKADGDLAAQATRTCADYAGALRLLRRRPQDPDGFPKAMTVSALESTGVAEAWEQIRTLSGWRREAGILEGRRAEQARHWFEEEVRRALLSRLDREPAKGLMRQLAERVGAGDLSPAGAASDLLDALLGNRPG; this is encoded by the coding sequence ATGACCGGGACCGACCTCCTCCAGCGCCTTGCCTCGGGCGACCGCCGTGCGCTTGCCCGCGCGATCACGCTGGTCGAGAGCGGCCGCGCCGACCACCGGGCGGAGGCGGAAGCACTGCTCGATGCGCTGCCGCCGAAGCCGGATACGCTGCGGATCGGGCTGTCCGGCACGCCCGGCGTCGGCAAGTCGACCTTCATCGAGACATTCGGGCTGATGCTCACCGGCCTTGGCCACAAGGTCGCGGTGCTGGCGGTGGATCCGTCGTCGTCCCGGTCCGGCGGTTCGATCCTTGGCGACAAGACCCGGATGGAGCGGCTGGCCCGCGATCCGAACGCTTACATCCGACCCTCACCCGCGCAGACGCAGCTCGGCGGGGTGGCCCGGCGCACGCGCGAGGCGATGGTGCTGTGCGAGGCGGCGGGCTTCGACATCGTGCTGGTGGAGACGGTCGGCGTCGGCCAGTCGGAGACCGAAGTCGCGTGGATGACCGACCTCTTCCTGTTGCTGCTCGCGCCCGCCGGCGGGGATGAGCTTCAGGGAGTGAAGCGCGGCATCATGGAGATCGCTGACCTCGTGCTTGTGAACAAGGCGGACGGGGATCTGGCGGCGCAGGCTACCCGGACATGCGCGGACTACGCAGGGGCGCTGCGCCTGCTGCGACGGCGCCCGCAGGATCCGGACGGCTTTCCCAAGGCGATGACCGTTTCGGCGCTCGAATCGACGGGTGTCGCCGAGGCTTGGGAGCAGATTCGCACGCTGTCCGGCTGGCGGCGGGAGGCCGGCATCCTCGAAGGGCGCCGCGCCGAGCAGGCCCGCCACTGGTTCGAGGAGGAAGTGCGGCGTGCGCTGCTGTCCCGGCTCGACCGGGAACCGGCCAAGGGGTTGATGCGTCAGCTTGCTGAGCGGGTCGGGGCGGGCGATCTGTCCCCCGCCGGCGCCGCGTCGGACCTTCTCGACGCGCTGCTCGGCAATCGGCCGGGTTGA
- the rpmB gene encoding 50S ribosomal protein L28 — MSRKCELTGKGPMTGNNVSHAHNKTRRRFLPNLQDVTLQSETLGRSFKFRVSSAALRTVDHRGGLDAFMARAKEADLSADALKVKKEIAKAAASA, encoded by the coding sequence ATGTCGCGTAAATGCGAACTGACCGGAAAAGGGCCGATGACGGGCAATAACGTCAGCCACGCCCACAACAAGACCCGCCGCCGCTTCCTGCCGAACCTGCAGGACGTGACGCTCCAGTCCGAGACTCTCGGCCGTTCCTTCAAATTCCGCGTATCCAGTGCTGCCCTGCGTACTGTCGACCACCGCGGTGGCCTCGACGCCTTCATGGCGCGCGCCAAGGAAGCGGACCTTTCGGCCGACGCGCTGAAAGTGAAGAAAGAGATCGCGAAGGCCGCCGCCTCCGCCTGA
- a CDS encoding alpha-hydroxy acid oxidase — protein MPVITSIADLKRLHRRRTPKMFYDYAESGSWTEQTFRENTTDFEQIRLRQRVAVDMTNRTLRTQMVGEDVAMPVALAPVGMTGMQAADGEIKAAKAAEAFGVPFTLSTMSICSIEDVAENTTKPFWFQLYVMKDEEFVDNLIERARAAGCSALVLTLDLQILGQRHKDLKNGLSAPPKPTPRTVADLAFRWRWGLEMLQTQRRTFRNIVGHAKNVGDVRSLMSWTAEQFDPKLDWEKVRRIKDKWGGKLILKGILDAEDAKKAVEVGADAIIVSNHGGRQLDGALSSIRVLPSVVRAVGDQIEVWVDGGIRSGQDVLKAVAMGAKGTMIGRSYIYGLGAMGQAGVTKSLEIIHKEMDISMAFCGKRDIKDVDRNILLIPEDFEGRWQA, from the coding sequence ATGCCTGTCATCACCTCGATCGCGGACCTCAAGCGACTTCACCGCCGCCGCACGCCGAAGATGTTCTACGACTACGCCGAGTCGGGCAGTTGGACGGAGCAGACCTTTCGCGAGAACACGACCGACTTCGAACAGATCCGGCTGCGCCAGCGCGTGGCGGTCGACATGACCAACCGCACCCTGCGCACGCAGATGGTGGGAGAGGACGTGGCGATGCCGGTGGCGCTCGCGCCCGTGGGTATGACGGGGATGCAGGCCGCCGACGGCGAGATCAAGGCAGCCAAGGCGGCCGAGGCTTTCGGTGTGCCCTTCACGCTGTCGACGATGTCGATCTGCTCGATCGAGGACGTGGCCGAGAACACGACGAAACCGTTCTGGTTCCAGCTCTACGTGATGAAGGACGAGGAGTTCGTCGACAACCTGATCGAGCGTGCCCGCGCCGCCGGCTGTTCGGCACTGGTGCTGACGCTGGACCTGCAGATTCTCGGGCAGCGGCACAAGGATCTGAAGAACGGCCTGTCCGCGCCGCCCAAGCCGACGCCGCGCACGGTGGCCGACCTCGCCTTCCGCTGGCGCTGGGGGCTCGAGATGCTTCAGACGCAGCGGCGCACGTTCCGCAATATCGTCGGTCACGCCAAGAACGTCGGCGACGTGCGCTCGCTCATGTCGTGGACGGCGGAACAGTTCGATCCGAAGCTCGACTGGGAGAAGGTCCGACGCATCAAGGACAAGTGGGGCGGGAAATTGATCCTGAAGGGCATTCTCGACGCGGAAGACGCGAAGAAAGCCGTCGAAGTCGGCGCCGACGCGATCATCGTGTCCAACCACGGCGGGCGCCAGCTCGACGGGGCGCTGTCCTCCATCCGTGTGCTGCCGTCGGTAGTGCGTGCGGTCGGCGATCAGATCGAGGTTTGGGTCGACGGTGGCATCCGCTCCGGTCAGGACGTGCTGAAGGCCGTCGCGATGGGTGCGAAGGGGACCATGATCGGCAGGTCCTACATCTATGGCCTCGGCGCGATGGGACAGGCTGGCGTCACCAAGTCGCTCGAGATCATCCACAAGGAGATGGACATCTCGATGGCTTTCTGCGGCAAGCGGGACATCAAGGATGTCGACCGGAACATCCTGCTGATCCCCGAGGATTTCGAAGGACGTTGGCAGGCCTGA
- a CDS encoding 50S ribosomal protein L25/general stress protein Ctc, translating into MAGEIPDLVAEARERTGKGGAREARRNGMVPGIVYGGGVDPLPINLEFNALLTRLRKGRFLSTLFNLKVEGQEDVRIICRNVQRDVVKDLPTHVDFMRLRRTSKINLFIPVEFVNHEAAPGIKRGGVLTVIRNEVELIVTAGDIPEKIVVDLTGLEINDTVTISSVTLPEGAKPTIDRDFVIANISAPSGLRASDDEDEGGEGEDGETTEETTEE; encoded by the coding sequence ATGGCTGGAGAGATCCCCGATCTCGTCGCTGAAGCGCGTGAGCGCACCGGCAAGGGCGGCGCCCGCGAAGCTCGTCGCAACGGCATGGTGCCGGGCATCGTCTACGGTGGCGGCGTCGATCCGCTTCCGATCAACCTCGAGTTCAACGCGCTGCTGACCCGCCTGCGCAAGGGCCGGTTCCTGTCGACGCTCTTCAACCTGAAGGTCGAAGGCCAGGAAGACGTCCGCATCATCTGCCGTAACGTGCAGCGTGACGTGGTGAAGGACCTGCCGACGCACGTCGACTTCATGCGCCTGCGCCGGACCTCGAAGATCAACCTCTTCATCCCGGTCGAGTTCGTGAACCACGAAGCCGCTCCGGGCATCAAGCGCGGCGGCGTGCTGACCGTCATCCGGAACGAAGTTGAACTCATCGTCACCGCCGGCGACATCCCCGAGAAGATCGTCGTCGACCTGACCGGGCTCGAGATCAACGACACCGTCACGATCTCGTCCGTCACGCTGCCGGAAGGCGCGAAGCCGACGATCGACCGCGACTTCGTCATCGCCAACATCTCCGCTCCGTCCGGGCTGCGCGCCTCCGACGACGAGGATGAAGGCGGCGAAGGTGAAGACGGCGAAACGACCGAAGAGACCACCGAAGAGTGA
- the pth gene encoding aminoacyl-tRNA hydrolase, which yields MQLFVGLGNPGAKYAHNRHNIGFMALDRIAADHGFPPFRAKFQGEVSEGRLGSERVVLLKPTTFMNLSGQSVGEAMRFYKLESTDVTVFHDEIDLAPGKLRLKAGGGHAGHNGLRSIHQHIGPHYDRVRLGVGHPGRKEAVPGYVLHDFPKADEAWLDDMMRGISDGAADLAAGDGGRFQNAVALRLNPPRPSTGKQPRPAADPAPQEKPEAGTSEPDKPAEVEDTRSPLQKLKDRFS from the coding sequence ATGCAGCTTTTTGTCGGCCTCGGAAATCCCGGCGCGAAATACGCGCACAACCGCCACAACATCGGCTTCATGGCGCTCGACCGGATTGCCGCCGATCATGGCTTCCCACCGTTTCGCGCCAAGTTTCAGGGCGAGGTGAGCGAGGGGCGGCTTGGCTCGGAACGGGTCGTGCTGTTGAAGCCGACGACGTTCATGAACCTCTCCGGCCAGTCGGTGGGCGAGGCGATGCGCTTCTACAAGCTCGAGTCGACCGATGTCACCGTCTTCCACGACGAGATCGACCTCGCGCCAGGCAAGTTGCGGCTGAAGGCCGGCGGCGGGCATGCCGGTCACAATGGCCTGCGCTCCATCCATCAGCACATCGGGCCGCATTACGACCGTGTTCGCCTCGGCGTCGGTCATCCGGGCCGCAAGGAAGCAGTGCCCGGCTACGTGCTGCACGACTTCCCGAAAGCGGATGAGGCGTGGCTCGACGACATGATGCGGGGCATCTCCGACGGTGCCGCCGATCTCGCCGCCGGGGACGGAGGCCGGTTCCAGAATGCCGTCGCACTTCGGCTGAACCCGCCCCGACCGTCGACGGGCAAGCAGCCCCGACCGGCCGCTGACCCTGCGCCGCAGGAGAAGCCTGAAGCCGGGACCTCAGAGCCGGACAAGCCCGCCGAAGTAGAGGACACCCGCAGCCCACTCCAGAAGCTGAAGGACCGGTTCAGTTGA
- a CDS encoding DUF2332 domain-containing protein, protein MIEDDGRLRTAFEMQSKACHALGSPFMGRLMSLFAERYQPGTPIADRLFAWPGVVHYGAASLPLRLAGALHTLKRRGNPTLEAVYPPHEVDDDTLWTAVTSVLVDHAGEIDPILDSSPQTNEVRRSTALLAAAHWLTGRYDMPFTLSELGASAGLNLMFDRFAMETPARQLGASDPALVLTPEWTGDVPDGPAPRVVERRGVDLRPVDLETETWRLLAYLWPDQHDRLARTEAAIAIAEGIVDQGDAADWIEDRLSRPWRGIHMIYHTIAWQYFPDETQARATAAIEAAGARATDEAPLFWLSVENDGDGGAPIVARLWPGDSHYMLGRMDAHGRKITWTGSPL, encoded by the coding sequence TTGATCGAGGACGACGGGCGGCTGCGCACCGCGTTCGAGATGCAGTCGAAGGCTTGTCACGCGCTTGGCTCGCCCTTCATGGGCCGGCTGATGTCCCTCTTCGCGGAACGCTACCAGCCGGGCACACCGATCGCTGACCGGCTTTTCGCATGGCCCGGCGTTGTGCACTACGGCGCGGCGTCCCTGCCTTTGCGACTGGCCGGGGCTCTGCACACGCTGAAACGACGGGGCAATCCGACACTCGAAGCAGTCTATCCGCCGCACGAGGTGGACGACGACACGCTTTGGACCGCCGTGACCTCCGTCCTCGTCGACCATGCGGGTGAGATAGACCCGATCCTCGACAGTTCGCCCCAGACCAACGAAGTGCGCCGCTCGACCGCGCTGCTGGCCGCGGCGCACTGGCTCACCGGGCGCTACGACATGCCGTTCACGCTCAGCGAGCTTGGCGCGAGCGCTGGCCTGAACCTGATGTTCGACCGGTTCGCGATGGAGACGCCTGCCCGGCAACTCGGGGCGTCGGACCCTGCCCTCGTGCTGACCCCCGAGTGGACCGGCGATGTGCCGGACGGCCCTGCCCCGAGAGTTGTGGAGCGACGTGGTGTTGATCTGCGCCCCGTCGATCTGGAGACGGAGACGTGGCGGCTGCTCGCGTATCTGTGGCCCGACCAACACGACCGGCTGGCGCGGACCGAAGCCGCGATCGCGATCGCCGAAGGGATCGTCGACCAGGGTGACGCTGCCGACTGGATCGAGGACCGGCTGTCGCGCCCGTGGCGCGGCATCCATATGATCTACCACACGATCGCCTGGCAATATTTCCCGGACGAGACGCAGGCGCGGGCTACCGCCGCGATCGAAGCCGCCGGAGCGCGGGCGACGGACGAGGCGCCGCTGTTCTGGCTTTCGGTCGAAAATGACGGCGACGGCGGTGCGCCCATCGTGGCGCGGCTCTGGCCCGGTGACAGTCATTACATGCTCGGGCGCATGGATGCGCATGGTCGCAAGATCACATGGACCGGCAGCCCGCTTTGA
- a CDS encoding DUF2237 family protein, which translates to MTPDPSLNVHGDALAPCSTDPLTGFFRNGSCDTCREDRGSHTVCAEMTAEFLAFSKYVGNDLSTPRPEFGFAGLKPGDQWCLCAARFLQAHEEGCAPKVNLSATHMAALEIVALDILEENAATGAG; encoded by the coding sequence ATGACACCCGATCCGTCCCTGAACGTTCACGGCGATGCGCTCGCCCCCTGCTCTACTGATCCGCTGACCGGCTTTTTCCGCAACGGGTCCTGCGATACCTGCCGCGAAGATCGAGGCAGCCACACGGTCTGTGCCGAGATGACCGCCGAATTCCTCGCCTTCTCGAAGTACGTCGGGAATGACCTGTCGACCCCGCGCCCGGAGTTCGGGTTCGCCGGTCTGAAGCCCGGCGATCAATGGTGCCTCTGCGCCGCGAGGTTTCTACAGGCCCATGAAGAGGGCTGTGCGCCCAAGGTGAACCTGTCGGCGACCCACATGGCCGCGCTCGAGATCGTGGCACTGGACATCCTCGAGGAGAACGCCGCCACCGGCGCGGGATGA
- the trpB gene encoding tryptophan synthase subunit beta: MPDDLLNSFMTGPDEKGRFGDFGGRFVSETLMPLILELEAEYERAKTDQSFWDEMNDLWTHYVGRPSPLYLAERMTERLGGAKIYLKRDELNHTGAHKINNVLGQIILARRMGKTRIIAETGAGQHGVATATVCAKFGLKCVVYMGAHDVERQAPNVFRMKLLGAEVVPVTSGRGTLKDAMNDALRDWVTNVRDTFYCIGTVAGPHPYPAMVRDFQSIIGKEAKEQLNEAEGRLPDTIIAAIGGGSNAMGLFFPFLDDKSVNIIGVEAGGKGVNEKMEHCASLTGGRPGVLHGNRTYLLQDDEGQILEGFSISAGLDYPGIGPEHAWLHDIGRAEYVSITDKEALEAFQFCCECEGIIPALEPSHALAHVMKIAPELPSDHIIIMNMCGRGDKDIFTVARALGWDIE, from the coding sequence ATGCCAGACGATCTGCTCAACAGCTTCATGACCGGCCCCGACGAGAAGGGCCGCTTCGGCGACTTCGGCGGACGTTTCGTGTCCGAAACGCTGATGCCCCTGATCCTCGAACTCGAGGCGGAATACGAGCGCGCCAAGACGGACCAGAGCTTCTGGGACGAGATGAATGATCTCTGGACGCATTACGTCGGCCGGCCTTCGCCGCTTTACCTCGCCGAGCGCATGACCGAACGTCTCGGTGGCGCGAAAATCTATCTGAAGCGGGACGAGCTGAACCACACCGGCGCGCACAAGATCAACAACGTGCTCGGCCAGATCATTCTCGCCCGGCGCATGGGCAAGACCCGCATCATCGCCGAAACCGGTGCCGGTCAGCACGGCGTCGCGACGGCGACCGTCTGCGCCAAGTTCGGCCTCAAGTGCGTCGTCTACATGGGCGCACACGACGTCGAGCGTCAGGCCCCCAACGTCTTCCGGATGAAGCTGCTTGGCGCCGAGGTCGTGCCGGTCACCTCCGGTCGTGGCACGCTGAAGGACGCGATGAACGACGCGCTGCGGGACTGGGTGACCAACGTCCGCGATACCTTCTACTGCATCGGCACCGTGGCCGGTCCGCACCCCTATCCGGCTATGGTCCGGGACTTCCAGTCGATCATCGGCAAGGAGGCGAAGGAGCAGCTGAACGAGGCCGAAGGTCGTCTCCCCGATACGATCATCGCTGCGATCGGCGGCGGCTCGAACGCGATGGGCCTGTTCTTCCCGTTCCTCGACGACAAGTCGGTCAACATCATCGGGGTCGAGGCCGGTGGCAAGGGCGTGAATGAGAAGATGGAGCACTGCGCCTCGCTCACCGGCGGGCGTCCGGGTGTGCTGCATGGCAACCGCACCTACCTGCTTCAGGACGACGAGGGTCAGATCCTTGAAGGGTTCTCGATCTCCGCAGGCCTCGATTACCCCGGGATCGGACCGGAACACGCCTGGCTGCACGACATCGGACGCGCCGAGTACGTTTCCATCACCGACAAGGAGGCGCTCGAGGCGTTCCAGTTCTGCTGCGAATGCGAGGGGATCATCCCCGCACTCGAACCGTCGCACGCACTGGCCCACGTGATGAAGATCGCGCCGGAACTGCCCTCGGACCACATCATCATCATGAACATGTGCGGCCGGGGCGATAAGGACATCTTCACGGTCGCCCGTGCCCTTGGCTGGGACATCGAGTAA